In one window of Haloimpatiens sp. FM7315 DNA:
- the hypD gene encoding trans-4-hydroxy-L-proline dehydratase produces the protein MGGKKVNERVKKLRQQSVEAVPCISMERAKLVSEAYSEYLGKVPVPILRALTFKNIMEKKTLCINEGELLVGERGEKPAATPTYPELCCHSIEDFEIMDKRDKISFKVSEDAKKIQKDVIIPFFEERSMRHRIFERMTKEWKQCYEAGIFTEFMEQRAPGHTVADNKMYHKGFKDFKKEIEESIENLDFINDEKALDKKNQLEAMKICCDALITYGKRYSKLAFTMAEKEQDENRKKELLKISEICNWVPENAPRNFYEALQMYWFVHIGVISELNTWDSFNPGRLDQHLYPFYKKEVEEGSIDAEKAKELLECFWVKFNNQPAPPKVGITLAESGTYTDFANINSGGLTKDGRDGVNDVTYLVLDVIDDMRLLQPSSNIQLSKKNPDKFINRACEIIREGWGQPSIFNADEVVSEMLRAGKSIEDARCGGTSGCVETGAFGKEAYILTGYINLPKILEITLLNGKDSLTGEQIGIETGDSKNFKSYEELFEAFKKQLHHFIDIKVIGNNVIEKLYMDYMPAPFLSIIVSDCIKNGRDYNGGGARYNTNYIQGVGIGTISDSFSAIKYQVFDKKNISMEELLKALKENFKDEEVIHNLVSNRTPKYGNDDDYADDIMQSIFEAYYEEVTGRKNMKGGHYRIDMLPTTCHVYFGSVMGASPDGRKAKEPLSEGISPSKGADRLGPTAVVKSAAKMDHMKTGGTLLNQKFTPKVLEGEDGIKNLSSLVRGYFKLDGHHIQFNVVDKAILLDAQKNPDNYKDLIVRVAGYSDYFNNLNKDLQDEIIERTEQSFN, from the coding sequence ATAGGGGGTAAAAAAGTGAATGAAAGAGTAAAAAAATTAAGACAGCAGAGCGTAGAAGCTGTACCATGTATTTCAATGGAAAGAGCTAAATTGGTAAGTGAGGCATATAGTGAATATTTAGGAAAAGTTCCAGTACCTATTTTAAGAGCCTTAACTTTTAAAAATATTATGGAGAAAAAAACTCTTTGTATAAATGAGGGTGAATTATTAGTAGGAGAAAGAGGAGAGAAGCCAGCTGCAACACCAACTTATCCTGAACTTTGTTGCCATAGCATTGAGGATTTTGAAATAATGGATAAGCGTGACAAAATTTCTTTTAAGGTAAGTGAGGATGCTAAAAAGATTCAAAAGGATGTAATAATACCTTTCTTTGAAGAAAGATCTATGAGACACAGGATATTTGAAAGAATGACAAAAGAGTGGAAACAATGCTATGAAGCTGGAATATTTACAGAATTTATGGAACAAAGAGCTCCAGGTCATACTGTAGCTGATAATAAAATGTATCACAAGGGATTTAAAGATTTTAAAAAGGAAATTGAAGAATCTATTGAAAACTTAGATTTTATAAATGATGAAAAAGCTCTAGACAAGAAAAATCAGTTAGAAGCTATGAAAATTTGCTGTGATGCCTTAATAACTTATGGAAAAAGATATTCTAAACTTGCCTTTACAATGGCAGAAAAGGAGCAGGATGAAAATAGAAAAAAAGAGCTTTTAAAAATATCAGAAATATGTAACTGGGTTCCTGAAAATGCTCCAAGGAATTTCTATGAGGCCTTACAGATGTACTGGTTTGTACACATTGGCGTAATATCTGAACTTAATACCTGGGATTCCTTTAATCCTGGAAGGTTAGATCAGCATTTATATCCTTTTTATAAAAAGGAAGTAGAGGAAGGAAGTATTGATGCTGAAAAAGCAAAGGAATTACTTGAATGTTTCTGGGTTAAATTTAATAACCAGCCAGCTCCACCTAAAGTAGGCATTACCCTAGCTGAAAGTGGAACTTATACAGACTTTGCTAATATAAATAGTGGTGGGCTTACAAAGGATGGAAGAGATGGAGTTAATGATGTAACTTATTTGGTATTAGATGTCATAGACGATATGAGGCTTTTGCAGCCAAGTTCTAATATACAATTAAGTAAGAAAAATCCTGATAAATTTATAAATAGAGCTTGTGAAATTATAAGAGAAGGTTGGGGACAGCCATCTATATTTAATGCAGACGAAGTAGTATCTGAAATGCTAAGAGCTGGAAAATCTATAGAAGATGCTAGGTGCGGTGGAACTAGCGGATGTGTTGAAACTGGAGCTTTCGGAAAAGAAGCTTATATACTTACAGGGTATATAAACCTTCCAAAGATTTTAGAGATAACTTTACTAAATGGTAAAGATTCTTTAACAGGAGAACAAATTGGAATTGAAACAGGAGATTCTAAAAACTTTAAATCTTATGAGGAACTATTTGAAGCTTTTAAAAAGCAGCTTCATCATTTCATAGACATAAAAGTTATTGGAAACAATGTAATTGAAAAACTATATATGGATTATATGCCAGCTCCATTCTTATCAATAATAGTAAGTGATTGCATTAAAAATGGCAGAGACTATAATGGCGGCGGTGCAAGATATAATACTAACTATATTCAAGGAGTTGGAATTGGCACAATATCTGATAGTTTCTCAGCTATAAAATATCAGGTATTTGATAAGAAAAATATATCTATGGAAGAACTTTTAAAAGCTTTAAAAGAGAATTTTAAAGATGAAGAAGTTATACACAATCTTGTTTCTAATAGAACTCCTAAATACGGCAATGATGATGATTATGCAGATGATATAATGCAAAGTATTTTTGAGGCTTATTATGAGGAAGTTACAGGAAGAAAGAATATGAAAGGTGGACACTATAGAATAGATATGCTTCCAACTACTTGTCATGTTTACTTTGGTTCGGTTATGGGAGCATCACCTGATGGAAGAAAGGCAAAAGAGCCTTTATCAGAGGGTATATCCCCTTCAAAAGGTGCTGACAGATTAGGTCCTACTGCTGTTGTAAAATCAGCTGCAAAAATGGATCACATGAAAACTGGTGGAACCTTATTAAATCAGAAATTTACGCCTAAAGTTTTAGAAGGTGAAGATGGAATAAAAAATCTTTCAAGCCTTGTAAGAGGATATTTTAAATTAGATGGTCATCACATTCAGTTTAATGTAGTTGACAAAGCAATTTTACTTGATGCACAAAAAAATCCTGATAATTACAAGGATTTAATAGTT
- a CDS encoding PTS sugar transporter subunit IIC, protein MFPFNFTTGIISLYAAFFIAYSLAKKYNLNATEIAITSVIIQFILCAQVEDGAIKTGYLDAQGLFVSIIVGLLVVEITRFMNKKNLVFRLPKEVPSIVSKSFNNLLPMIVCIILFTAFSTIITNVTGEPFPKLVMTVLAPAINCLDSVTAVIVILLVTQLLWFFGLHGAAITSSIWMPIAANYMAANATRIAAGKAPLHIFTVGFYYSFLQVTGSGITLGLVILMILSKSKSLKSMGKVAIIPSIFGINEPVIFGTPIVMNPFMFIPFVFGPIIVGVMDFLALSSGLVAKPIMEPPGFMPPGVGAFLLTLDWKAVVVVLLNIIIMTVIYYPFFKMMEREELLKEKEVVESVSDDDFDF, encoded by the coding sequence TTGTTCCCATTTAATTTTACAACAGGAATTATATCCCTTTATGCTGCTTTTTTTATAGCATATTCTTTGGCTAAAAAATACAATTTAAATGCCACGGAAATTGCTATAACTTCAGTTATTATACAGTTTATATTGTGTGCCCAGGTAGAAGATGGAGCAATTAAAACAGGATACTTAGATGCCCAAGGTTTATTTGTAAGTATTATAGTTGGGCTTTTAGTAGTAGAAATAACAAGGTTTATGAATAAAAAGAATTTGGTATTTAGATTGCCAAAAGAAGTACCTTCTATAGTTAGCAAAAGCTTTAATAACCTATTACCAATGATAGTTTGTATTATTTTATTTACAGCTTTTTCAACTATTATTACTAATGTAACAGGAGAACCTTTTCCTAAATTAGTTATGACAGTACTTGCCCCAGCTATTAACTGCCTTGATAGTGTTACAGCAGTAATAGTAATACTACTTGTTACTCAGCTTTTATGGTTCTTTGGACTTCATGGAGCTGCAATAACTTCAAGTATCTGGATGCCTATAGCTGCAAATTACATGGCAGCCAATGCTACAAGAATTGCAGCAGGAAAAGCACCACTTCATATCTTTACAGTAGGATTTTACTATAGTTTCCTTCAGGTAACAGGTTCAGGTATAACCTTAGGTTTAGTTATACTTATGATTTTAAGTAAATCCAAAAGTTTAAAAAGTATGGGTAAGGTAGCTATAATACCATCTATTTTTGGTATCAATGAGCCAGTAATATTTGGTACACCAATAGTCATGAATCCATTTATGTTCATACCTTTTGTGTTTGGACCAATAATTGTAGGAGTAATGGACTTTTTAGCATTATCTTCTGGATTAGTTGCAAAACCCATTATGGAACCACCTGGATTTATGCCACCAGGAGTAGGGGCATTTTTACTTACTCTTGATTGGAAAGCTGTTGTAGTTGTCTTATTAAATATTATAATAATGACAGTTATATACTATCCTTTCTTTAAAATGATGGAAAGAGAAGAGCTATTAAAAGAAAAAGAAGTAGTGGAATCAGTTAGTGATGATGATTTTGATTTTTAA
- a CDS encoding PTS sugar transporter subunit IIB, translated as MNILLVCANGASTGVLVEKMKTFTKEHEKLKTKEINIDATSFENLQNYLQSNKMDVVLIGPQIRFKEEEVKEICSPYSIGVQVINTQDYGRMDAPAVLKAAIELYKNNR; from the coding sequence ATGAATATACTTTTGGTTTGTGCTAATGGAGCTTCTACAGGAGTTTTAGTAGAAAAGATGAAAACTTTTACTAAAGAACATGAGAAATTAAAAACAAAGGAAATTAATATAGATGCAACATCTTTTGAAAATTTACAAAATTATCTTCAGTCAAATAAAATGGATGTAGTTCTTATAGGACCACAAATAAGGTTTAAGGAAGAGGAAGTAAAAGAGATATGTTCACCTTATTCTATAGGGGTACAAGTTATAAATACCCAAGATTATGGCAGAATGGATGCACCAGCTGTATTAAAAGCTGCAATTGAATTATATAAAAATAACAGATAA
- a CDS encoding PRD domain-containing protein — translation MAPFVDNIDIVFIPRENQKSFLITIKNIMEEKNVVAIINKDCLNIKGTEYFTKEEIKSLEGIDRLKNVIKLSEGYYDIKEGLKSSLNYTNYAKVLEDVKDTIDDLLETLNIKKQYDMVVGLSLHISFMIDGLVGNTRVSQNFPCDKLNKNKGKISIIKRIVNKLEKKYNIKINDNECYGILSIVSIESEKDYKRKC, via the coding sequence TTGGCACCTTTTGTTGATAATATAGATATTGTATTTATTCCAAGAGAAAATCAAAAGAGTTTTTTAATAACTATTAAAAATATTATGGAAGAAAAAAATGTAGTTGCAATAATAAATAAAGATTGCCTCAATATAAAGGGAACAGAATATTTTACTAAAGAGGAAATAAAGAGCCTTGAAGGTATTGATAGGCTTAAAAATGTAATTAAGCTAAGTGAAGGGTATTATGATATAAAAGAAGGTTTAAAAAGTTCTTTAAATTATACCAATTATGCTAAAGTTTTAGAAGATGTAAAAGATACTATTGATGACCTTTTAGAGACATTAAACATAAAAAAGCAGTATGATATGGTAGTGGGACTTTCTTTGCATATTTCTTTTATGATAGATGGTCTTGTTGGGAACACGAGGGTAAGTCAAAATTTTCCTTGTGATAAATTGAATAAAAATAAAGGTAAAATAAGTATAATAAAGAGAATAGTAAATAAGTTAGAGAAGAAATATAATATTAAAATCAATGACAATGAGTGTTATGGAATTTTAAGTATAGTGTCTATTGAATCAGAAAAAGATTATAAAAGGAAATGTTAA
- a CDS encoding PRD domain-containing protein: protein MKSLMLYKCKNNIGQLQSDVRLAVANAYLNYISDSSEFLELDFEYFNSSLKNIKSNYRGRAYEVEILVPKDIDYYVFYPSGKEENFGFKESDEENHSKGKAQLSLFREGIIENSLIEKLFMNTEFFKLCQNIKDIIQNELSLVLSERKFYNMAIYINSIIESNSFNNNFSKLDINEVRQSNKEEFKVALKIVSVIESQFNIFLSIEKVAYVALFLSKDVENENVLEKSDVDVIVAMHGDSTASSMVKVVKDILGCGNIYSFDMNLNKSYKKIVFEFKELLENIQGKEGILLLTDMGSLNSFDNVIKEEIKVDVKTVPMVTTLVALEAMQKLSIGFSLVEVYNSIKEIIVNSFEKTNEVRKKKT, encoded by the coding sequence ATGAAATCTTTAATGCTCTACAAATGTAAAAACAATATTGGACAATTGCAAAGTGATGTTAGATTAGCAGTTGCTAATGCGTATTTAAATTATATAAGCGATTCAAGTGAATTTTTGGAATTAGATTTTGAATATTTTAATAGTTCACTAAAAAACATAAAAAGTAATTATAGAGGGAGAGCTTATGAAGTTGAAATTTTAGTTCCAAAAGACATAGATTATTATGTGTTTTATCCATCAGGAAAAGAAGAAAATTTTGGATTTAAAGAGTCTGATGAAGAAAATCACAGCAAGGGCAAGGCTCAGTTATCACTTTTTAGAGAAGGGATAATAGAAAATTCTCTTATAGAAAAACTTTTTATGAACACAGAATTTTTTAAACTTTGTCAGAACATAAAGGATATAATACAAAATGAGTTGTCTTTGGTTTTAAGTGAAAGAAAATTTTACAACATGGCAATCTACATTAATTCTATTATTGAAAGCAACTCCTTTAACAATAATTTTAGTAAGCTTGATATAAACGAGGTAAGGCAAAGTAATAAGGAGGAATTTAAAGTAGCATTAAAAATAGTAAGTGTTATTGAAAGTCAGTTTAATATTTTTTTATCTATAGAAAAGGTTGCGTATGTTGCTTTGTTTTTATCTAAAGATGTGGAAAACGAAAATGTTTTAGAAAAAAGTGATGTAGATGTTATTGTAGCTATGCATGGAGATAGCACTGCAAGTAGTATGGTGAAAGTGGTAAAGGACATACTTGGTTGTGGAAATATTTATTCTTTTGATATGAATTTAAATAAAAGCTATAAAAAAATAGTTTTTGAATTTAAGGAATTATTAGAAAACATACAAGGAAAAGAAGGTATTTTATTATTAACAGATATGGGGTCTTTAAACTCTTTTGATAATGTAATTAAAGAAGAAATCAAAGTAGATGTAAAAACTGTGCCTATGGTAACTACTTTAGTGGCTTTAGAGGCTATGCAAAAATTAAGTATAGGCTTTTCTCTTGTGGAGGTGTATAACTCTATAAAAGAAATAATAGTAAATAGTTTTGAAAAAACCAATGAAGTCAGGAAAAAGAAAACTTAA
- a CDS encoding M3 family oligoendopeptidase: protein MLKFKDYTYERPNMDKVGKEFKALIEKFKKAESLEEQDKLMKEITALRNEVDSASQIIYVRHSVNTLDEFYEKEQEFMDENMPIYEGIISEYYKALINSKFREGLEKTWGKQLFRLANMQLKAFKPEIIEDLKEENKLVTEYNKLKASAKIMFEGEERNLSQLQPFIQSKDRAMRKKAYEANSNFFLENEEKFDDIYDKLVKLRDKMSKKLGYKNFVELGYIRMSRSDYNAEMVQNYRKQVLEYMVPVAEELKKRQAKRLGLESLKYYDEPLKFLTGNAMPKGDSNWILNNGKEMYKELSKETHEFFTYMVDHELMDLVSKKGKAGGGYCTYIGKYKSPFIFSNFNGTSGDVDVLTHEAGHAFQAYSSRRYEVPEYGFPTYEASEIHSMSMEFFTWPWMKLFFKEDELKYKFTHLGSALTFIPYGVTVDEFQHFVYENPEATPKERKNAWREIESKYLPSKDYEDNDFYNRGGLWFAQAHIFQTPFYYIDYTLAQVCALQFWIKANENREKAWKDYIGLCSEGGSRSFLELVELAGLQNPFKDGCIESCIGPVKKWLDEVDDSKL, encoded by the coding sequence ATGTTAAAGTTTAAAGATTATACTTATGAAAGACCGAACATGGACAAGGTTGGAAAAGAGTTTAAAGCATTAATTGAAAAATTTAAAAAAGCTGAAAGCCTAGAAGAGCAGGACAAATTAATGAAAGAAATAACTGCCTTAAGAAATGAAGTGGACTCAGCATCTCAAATAATATATGTTAGACATTCAGTAAATACTTTAGATGAATTTTATGAAAAAGAACAAGAATTTATGGATGAAAATATGCCAATATATGAGGGTATTATATCAGAATACTATAAGGCTTTAATAAATTCTAAATTTAGAGAAGGTCTTGAAAAAACATGGGGAAAACAACTTTTTAGATTAGCTAATATGCAGCTTAAAGCTTTTAAACCAGAAATAATAGAGGATTTAAAGGAAGAAAATAAATTAGTTACGGAGTACAATAAACTCAAAGCTTCGGCTAAGATTATGTTTGAAGGAGAGGAGAGAAATTTATCTCAGCTTCAACCTTTTATTCAATCAAAAGATAGAGCTATGAGAAAGAAAGCCTATGAGGCGAATTCTAATTTCTTTTTAGAAAATGAAGAAAAATTTGATGATATATATGATAAATTAGTTAAACTAAGAGATAAAATGTCTAAAAAATTGGGATATAAAAATTTTGTTGAGCTTGGATACATAAGAATGAGTAGATCTGATTATAACGCTGAGATGGTACAAAATTACAGAAAGCAAGTACTAGAATACATGGTACCTGTAGCTGAAGAGCTTAAGAAAAGACAAGCTAAAAGACTTGGACTTGAAAGTCTTAAGTATTACGATGAACCATTAAAATTTTTAACTGGTAATGCTATGCCTAAAGGGGATTCTAACTGGATATTAAATAATGGAAAAGAAATGTACAAAGAATTATCTAAAGAAACCCATGAATTCTTTACTTATATGGTAGATCATGAACTTATGGATTTAGTTAGCAAAAAGGGAAAAGCCGGTGGTGGATATTGTACTTATATAGGTAAATATAAATCTCCATTTATATTCTCAAATTTTAATGGAACTTCTGGAGATGTAGATGTACTTACTCATGAAGCGGGACACGCATTCCAAGCGTATTCAAGTAGAAGATATGAAGTTCCTGAGTATGGTTTCCCAACTTATGAAGCTTCTGAAATCCATTCTATGAGTATGGAATTCTTTACATGGCCTTGGATGAAATTATTCTTTAAAGAAGATGAATTAAAATATAAATTTACTCATTTAGGCAGTGCTTTGACTTTTATACCTTATGGAGTTACTGTAGATGAATTCCAGCATTTTGTTTATGAAAATCCAGAAGCAACTCCAAAAGAGAGAAAGAATGCTTGGAGAGAAATTGAAAGTAAATACCTTCCAAGTAAAGATTATGAAGATAATGATTTTTATAATAGAGGTGGTTTGTGGTTTGCACAGGCTCATATATTCCAAACACCATTCTATTATATAGACTATACTCTAGCTCAGGTATGCGCTTTACAATTTTGGATTAAAGCAAATGAAAATAGAGAAAAAGCTTGGAAGGACTATATAGGATTGTGCAGTGAAGGAGGAAGCAGGTCTTTCTTAGAACTTGTAGAACTTGCTGGTTTACAAAATCCTTTTAAAGATGGCTGCATAGAAAGCTGTATAGGACCAGTTAAAAAGTGGTTAGATGAGGTAGATGACAGTAAATTATAA
- the rbsB gene encoding ribose ABC transporter substrate-binding protein RbsB: protein MKKKIKVLSIFASAVLATSLLAGCGTKDKKDGAKSDNKKIGMVVSTLNNPFFVSMKEGAEAKAKAMGYELVVLNSQDSADTERSNVEDLVQQGVGAIIINPTDSDAVANAVQVANDNEIPVITVDRKSNGGEVASHIESDNVKGGEMAAKFILDNLKDSAEIKTVELQGVPGASATRDRGQGFHNIVDKDKKVNLIAKQSADFDRQKGLTVMENIIQAKPQIDAIFAHNDEMALGAVKALKAAKKKSIIIGFDGNEDAINAVKSGDMTATVAQQPKLMGEISVENAVKASKGEKVDKLKAVELKLVTKENAK from the coding sequence ATGAAGAAAAAGATAAAGGTTTTATCAATATTTGCATCAGCAGTACTTGCTACTAGTTTACTTGCAGGTTGTGGAACAAAAGATAAAAAAGATGGAGCTAAAAGTGATAACAAAAAAATAGGTATGGTTGTGTCTACTTTAAACAATCCATTTTTCGTTAGCATGAAAGAAGGAGCAGAAGCTAAAGCCAAAGCTATGGGTTATGAGCTTGTAGTTTTAAATTCACAGGATTCAGCAGATACTGAAAGATCAAATGTTGAAGATTTAGTTCAGCAAGGGGTAGGAGCTATAATAATTAATCCAACTGATAGCGATGCAGTAGCTAATGCCGTTCAAGTTGCAAATGACAATGAAATCCCTGTAATAACAGTGGATAGAAAATCTAATGGAGGAGAAGTAGCTTCACATATAGAATCTGACAATGTTAAAGGCGGAGAAATGGCAGCGAAGTTCATACTTGATAACTTAAAAGACAGTGCAGAGATAAAAACAGTAGAACTTCAAGGTGTTCCAGGAGCTTCAGCTACTAGAGATAGAGGACAAGGTTTTCACAATATAGTTGATAAAGACAAAAAAGTTAATTTAATCGCTAAACAATCAGCGGATTTTGACAGACAAAAGGGTTTAACAGTAATGGAAAACATAATCCAAGCAAAACCACAAATAGATGCTATTTTTGCTCATAATGATGAAATGGCTTTAGGTGCAGTAAAGGCATTAAAAGCAGCTAAAAAGAAATCTATAATTATAGGATTTGATGGAAATGAAGATGCTATAAATGCAGTAAAATCAGGAGATATGACAGCTACAGTAGCTCAGCAGCCTAAATTAATGGGTGAAATATCAGTAGAAAATGCAGTTAAAGCATCAAAAGGTGAAAAAGTTGATAAATTAAAAGCTGTTGAACTTAAGTTAGTAACAAAGGAAAATGCAAAGTAA
- a CDS encoding ribose ABC transporter permease: protein MKSSVKSKLIKYKSLIVFLVLCIGIAIIEPRFLSLNNIRNVFTQVSVNAILAIGMTFVILTGGIDLSVGSILAISGAVAGVIVKTNGNVFLAVVVAILIGAAVGLVNGLVISKGKIQAFIATLATMTIFRGVTYVFTNGTPVSGLGLKFSKLGNARILDQIPLPVLFMLVVFGIAFYILSQTRYGRYLYALGGNEDSARLSGINTDKVKAIVYVISGIAAAISGIIVTSRIGSASPNAGNGFELDAIAAVVLGGTSLAGGEGSVAGTIIGALIIGVLNNGLNLMNVSPFYQLIVKGAVILLAVLMDRKVNSAKR, encoded by the coding sequence ATGAAAAGTAGTGTGAAAAGTAAACTGATTAAATATAAATCGCTTATTGTTTTTCTAGTTTTATGTATTGGAATAGCAATAATAGAACCAAGATTTTTATCATTAAATAATATAAGAAATGTATTTACACAGGTTTCAGTTAACGCAATTCTTGCTATAGGAATGACATTTGTAATATTAACAGGGGGAATTGATTTGTCTGTAGGGTCAATTCTTGCTATTAGTGGAGCTGTGGCTGGAGTAATTGTAAAAACTAATGGAAATGTATTTTTAGCAGTAGTTGTAGCAATTTTGATAGGTGCAGCAGTTGGACTTGTAAATGGTTTGGTTATTTCAAAGGGTAAAATTCAAGCCTTTATAGCAACTTTGGCAACTATGACTATATTTAGAGGAGTAACTTATGTATTTACTAATGGAACTCCAGTATCAGGCCTTGGATTAAAATTTAGCAAACTAGGAAATGCTAGAATACTAGATCAGATTCCTTTGCCCGTATTATTTATGCTTGTAGTATTTGGTATAGCCTTTTATATTTTAAGTCAAACAAGATATGGAAGATATTTATACGCTTTAGGTGGTAATGAAGATTCAGCAAGATTATCAGGAATAAATACTGATAAAGTTAAAGCTATAGTATATGTAATATCAGGAATAGCAGCTGCAATAAGTGGAATTATTGTAACAAGCAGAATAGGTTCTGCATCACCTAATGCAGGTAACGGTTTTGAACTTGATGCAATAGCTGCAGTAGTTCTTGGAGGAACTAGTCTTGCAGGTGGAGAAGGATCTGTTGCAGGAACAATTATAGGTGCTTTAATCATAGGTGTTTTAAACAATGGATTAAATCTTATGAATGTATCTCCTTTTTATCAATTAATAGTTAAAGGTGCAGTAATACTACTAGCAGTTTTAATGGACAGAAAAGTTAATAGTGCTAAGAGATAG
- a CDS encoding sugar ABC transporter ATP-binding protein, with amino-acid sequence MDNKPLMLKMQNISKSFPGVKALDNVQLSAYGGEVLGLLGENGAGKSTLMKILSGVYKKDDGNIFVEGKETEISGIKDAESKGITIIHQELSVLPNLPVWENIFLGNEKFNKFSRRIDKKLLKERSRYFLEQIGCKISPDTLVRDISVGEMQMIEIAKALTKNATIIIMDEPTTALTDVETKNLFKVIRKLRDKGIAIIYISHRMEEIFDLCDRITILRDGKYVGDAMVKDVSNDDIISMLVGRKLEEQFPYKKVDTGKTLLEVKNINYLERVKNVSLEVKEGEILGIAGLMGSGRTELFKAIFGAYKKDSGEVFVEGKKVHIKTPKDAIKNGICYLSEDRKKEGLILGMSVGGNMTLANLKNYENSLKVIDKKKEREDIDKYIEKLSVKTPSKEQLIKNLSGGNQQKAILAKWIMLSPKVLIIDEPTRGIDVGAKKEIYDVLNELKKSGKAIIMISSDMPEVLGISDRIAVMHEGKITGELNREKANQEIIMKYAVGITED; translated from the coding sequence ATGGATAACAAACCACTTATGCTAAAAATGCAAAATATATCTAAATCCTTCCCGGGAGTAAAAGCTTTAGATAATGTACAACTTTCAGCCTACGGTGGAGAAGTTTTAGGGCTTTTAGGTGAAAATGGAGCGGGAAAATCAACACTTATGAAAATACTAAGTGGAGTTTATAAAAAAGATGATGGAAATATATTTGTAGAAGGTAAAGAAACGGAAATAAGCGGAATAAAAGATGCAGAAAGTAAAGGAATAACTATAATACATCAAGAGTTAAGCGTACTTCCAAATTTGCCTGTATGGGAAAATATATTTTTGGGAAATGAAAAGTTTAATAAGTTTTCAAGAAGAATAGACAAGAAATTATTAAAAGAAAGAAGCAGATATTTTTTAGAACAAATAGGCTGTAAAATATCTCCGGATACCTTAGTAAGAGATATTAGTGTAGGTGAAATGCAGATGATAGAAATCGCAAAGGCACTTACAAAAAATGCAACAATAATAATAATGGATGAACCAACTACAGCACTTACAGATGTAGAAACTAAAAATTTATTTAAAGTCATAAGAAAGTTAAGAGATAAGGGAATAGCTATAATTTATATATCTCATAGGATGGAAGAAATATTTGACCTTTGTGATAGAATTACTATTTTAAGGGATGGAAAATATGTTGGAGATGCTATGGTAAAAGATGTTTCCAATGATGATATAATATCTATGCTTGTTGGAAGAAAATTAGAGGAACAATTCCCATATAAGAAAGTGGATACGGGTAAAACACTTTTAGAAGTTAAAAATATAAACTATTTAGAAAGAGTAAAAAACGTTTCCCTAGAAGTTAAAGAAGGTGAAATACTAGGAATAGCAGGTCTTATGGGATCAGGAAGAACAGAACTTTTTAAAGCTATATTTGGGGCTTATAAAAAAGACAGCGGAGAAGTTTTTGTTGAAGGAAAGAAAGTCCATATAAAAACACCAAAAGATGCCATAAAAAATGGAATATGCTATTTATCTGAAGATAGAAAAAAAGAAGGATTGATTTTAGGAATGAGTGTAGGGGGAAATATGACCCTTGCTAATCTTAAAAATTATGAAAATTCATTAAAGGTTATAGATAAGAAAAAGGAAAGAGAAGATATAGATAAATATATTGAAAAGCTTTCTGTAAAGACTCCAAGCAAAGAGCAACTTATTAAGAATTTAAGTGGCGGTAATCAGCAAAAGGCAATACTTGCAAAGTGGATAATGTTATCTCCAAAAGTACTTATTATAGATGAGCCTACTAGGGGTATAGATGTAGGTGCTAAAAAAGAGATATATGATGTTTTAAATGAACTTAAAAAAAGCGGTAAAGCCATAATTATGATATCTTCAGATATGCCAGAAGTTCTTGGAATAAGTGACAGGATAGCTGTAATGCACGAAGGAAAAATTACAGGAGAATTAAATAGAGAAAAGGCAAATCAAGAGATCATTATGAAGTATGCAGTTGGAATTACTGAAGATTAG